GCTTTCACCAAGCGGCAGGCCTGAGCAGCTTCACGCCGCAAGCCCAGTTGCGCGTGCTGGCGGTGGCCAGCCAGGAGCGCGCCTCCAGCGGGCTGGAGATGCTCTGGCAGATTTGCGCCAACCTGCAGCGCCTGGGCTACCCCGTGATGGTGCTGGACGGTACCGCACTGGAAACTGACGACACCCCAGGCCTGAGCCATGTGCTGCAGCAAGCCCCCTGGAACGACGGTCTGGGCACCAGCGCCAGCGCATCGGTCACCTCGGTGGCCGTAATCCCTGCCGCGCGGGGCCTGCACCAGCTGCAGCGGCAGGCCTACACCGAAGGCGCTCCCCCGCTGCAAGGGCTGCTGCCGTATTTCCGCGCCTACGGGCTGCTGGTGCTGCACGCCCCAGCAGGGCTGCTAGGCCCCTTGCTCACACACACCAGCACCATCCCGCTGGCGGTGATGGAGGGCGGCTCCGCCGGTGTTTTGTCCTGCTACAAAAGCCTCAAGCAGATTGCCACGCATTCCGGCCTGCCCTGCACCGTGGCCTCGGTGCTGCAAGGCGATGGCGCCAGCGAGCGTCGCCGCACGCTGGGCGCGTTACGCACCTTGCAAGACTGCGCCGAACGACACCTGGGCGGGCGCGTGCGCACGACCACCGTCTCGGCCAATAACCCTCATGACGTTCAACGCTTGGCCTTGCAACTGCTGGAAAACGCGGGCACCATCAGCGGACCGCTGACTGCGCTACCATCCAGCCACGTGACGGGTTTGTCGGGCACACCTGAGCCAACGCCCACCGTCTGGAGCCACTGATCTGATGTACACCGCCAAAGGCCAGCTCGATCGTGATGCCATGATCCGCCAGCATGTTCCGCTGGTGAGGAGGATTGCGCACCACATGATTGCCAAGCTGCCTCCCAACGTGGAACTGGACGACCTGATCCAGGTCGGCATGATGGGCTTGGCGGATGCCCTGTCGCGCTACGAAATGGCCCAGGGCGTTCAGTTTGAGACCTTTGCCACCCAGCGCATCCGTGGCGCCATGCTCGACGAATTGCGCGAGGGCGACTGGATGTCCCGCAGCTCCCGCAAGAGCCAAAAAGACATTGAGCACGCTGTGCACCGGCTGGAGCAAAAGCTGGGGCGCAGCCCGCTGGAGTCTGAAATTGCCGAGGAGATGGAGCTGAGCCTGGCCGACTACCAAAGCCTGCTGGGCAAGGTGCGCGGCACGCAGCTGGTGTACCTGGAAGATATGACCCACGGCGAGGACGATGACGGTTTTCTGGACCGCCACGTGGCCGATGCTGCGGCCGACCCGGTGGAGTTGCTGCGCGACCAGCGGCTGCGCACATCGCTGGTCAATGCCATCAAAAGCCTGCCCGAGCGCGAGCAGCACATCATGGGCATGTACTACGAGCACGACATGAATCTCAAGGAGATTGCCGCCGTGCTGGGCGTGACCGAATCGCGCGTGTGCCAGCTGCACAGCCAGTCCATCGCCCGCCTGCGCGCCAAGATGCGCAGCCACTGACCTGGCCACATTTAAACAAAATAGCTGCTATCGCTTGTAAAAAAAGCGCTAGCAGCTATTGTTTTTATAGCAAAATCACCCCAAGAAATTCAAACCTGCGCCAGACTGCGCACAGGAAGTGGCGGCCGTCCGCTCAACCCACCGAGCGATAGATGCGCGCTGCGCCGCCTGGCTTGGCAGCCCCGGCTTGCGGGTTGCCGTAAGTGGCAGCCTGGGCGCCACCAGCCTGGGGCACGAGCACAGACACCTGCCGGTCGGTCAGGACCGCCACACGGGCCAAGTTATCACGTTGCATGGACAAATTCTGTCCAATAGCGGCCACGCGCTGCTGAAATTGAGGTGGGAACTCGGAAGTCTTCTGGAGTTGGGCTTGCTCCAACACCCAGGTAAAACGCGCCGCAGCGTCGCGCAAAGCGGTGCTGGCCGTCTCTAGAGAGGGGGCGTCCAGTGCCAGCAAGGCGGCTGACACCTTTTCGATGTGTTGCTCTACCGTGGTGAGGGCTTCTTCTAACGACATGGTGGTGGTGCGCTAGACAAAGCCTGGGATCAGGCGTTTATCCGCGGGCGCGAGAAAAGATTTCTTGCGCATTGGACAACAATTTGTCCGCAATCGCATCCGCATCCACCGAAAAAGTGCCGTTGTTGATGGCAGCGCGCACTTCGCTCACGCGCTTGGCATCGAAATCGCTGGTCGTGCGACCAGGCTGCTCCAGTGCGCGGGCTGAACTGGACACCGTGACAGGCACACCGGCGGCCGACGCAGCTGCAGCGCCTTTTGCCACCCCTTCCGCAGCAGGGGCTGGACTTTTGGCTTGCTTGGCAAGCCCCGTCTGCGCCAATGCGCCCGGGAGTTCCGGTTTTTGACCTATCTTCATCGCTCTCTCCACCACCCCGTGTGATGTGGGGCTCAGTAGCAATGTTTTCGACCCGTTTTGGACGGACTTTAGCTATTTATGCAGGCAAATCCTCAAAGAGTGATGGTCACTGTTCCATCTTCAGCCACAATGCCACTCACTACGCGACCATTGTCCATTCTGACGCGCACAGTTTGCCCAACAGTGCCTGCGGACAACGCCTGGCCCGCAGAGACCACAGCATAACCCGGCCCTTGGGCTGAGACGCGCACCTGCGCCCCTGCACGGAAAATGCTGGGCGCCTTGACCATGGATTGGCGCAGGGCCTGCCCGGCCATCAACTGGCGCGAGGCGGTCTGACCCACCCAGGCCTCAGGGTTGGCAACCACCGGAGCGGGGTCGGCAGCCCAGTCCACCTCGGCTTGCGTGGCATCGTTGGCAGTCAGCACGGCGCCGGGCGCCACGTTGCCTGTCAGCACCCAGGCGGGGCCCCAGGCCTTGATGGTGACGGGCAAAAACACATTCCAGGGCGAGCGCCCCTCGACGCACCGCAGCCCCAGCCGGGTGCGCCCCCACAGGCGCGAGCCTGCAGGCAAATACGGTTCAACCCGGGCACAGGGCGCCAGGTTCAGGCGGCTGTCGAGCGCGCCCACGCTCACTTCCATGCGCAGCGTGGCGCCTGTCGCCTGGTTGCGGGCCAGGGCATCGTCCAGCCAGTGCTGGGTCAGGTTGCCCAGCTCGGCGGTGGGGTCAGCCACCGCCTGGGCCTGGGCAGTACCGATGGCCAATATCCCCCAAAGCGCCATGAGGGCCAAGCTAACGCTGCGCAGGGAAGAAAGGGAAGGCATGGTGCGCTCTCCGGTAAAAGCGCCGACAAACCGCGGCGCGGTGGGACGGACCAGCGCCACGCCGTCCGCCTGAAGGGCCCGCGCACGGTTGCCAGTGAGCACCGCCAGCGCAGCAAGGCACTGGGTACAGCACCCAGGCCTGCGGGCCATTCCAACGCATTCACTATAGGCCGCCAAGCCCCAGGGCAAAGCCCGAAACTGCCCAGCCATTTCCGCGTTCTTCGGGCTTTAGAAAAAACCCGCCATTTCCATAATCGAACCACGCCAAAACCCGCACCGGGCCGTGGCGGCAAGCGATACAGGATGTGAGGCAACCATGCTTGACAAGATGACCAACCAGCTGGGATTTCAAGGCAACGCGCTGATACTGCGCGCCGAGCGCCAGCGCATCATCGCCAGCAACATTGCCAACGCAGACACCCCCGGCTACGTGTCGCGGGATTTCGACTTTGCCAAAACCTTGCGCGAAGCCACTGAATCGGGTGCCAGCAGCGTCGTGAAGAACCTGGCCACCGGTGGCACAGGCCCCGCCGTGAGCACCGCCACGTCAGACCCCCGGCATTTTCAAGCCACCACCACAGGTTCGGGCTCGGCATCCACACTCTCAGGCCCCAGCAAGCTGGGCTATGCCGTGCAGACCCAGCCCGCGCTGGACAACAACTCGGTGGACCTGGACCGCGAACGCTCGAACTTCGTGGACAACGCCGTGCGCTACGAGGCCACGCTGCGCTTCATCAACGGCAACGCCAAAACCATGCTCAGCGCCATCCAGGGCCAGTAAGCCAGCGCAGAAAGCGAGACGCCCCATGTCCATGTTCTCCATCTTCAATGTGTCCAGCAGCGCCATCAGCGCGCAGTCACAGCGCCTGAACGTCGTGGCCAGCAACCTGGCCAACGTCGATGCGGTGGCGGGCCCCGATGGCAAGGCTTACAAGGCGCGCCAGGTGGTGTTTCAAACCGCCCCCATGGGCTCTGACGCCGCTGCGGGCGTGCGCGTGACGTCCATCAAGGAAAGCGACGCCCCTGGCCGCAAGGTGCATGACCCCTCACACCCCTCGGCCGACGAGCAGGGCTATGTGACGCACTCCAACGTGAACGCTGTAGAGGAAATGGTGAACATGATTTCCGCCTCGCGCTCATACCAAAACAACGTCGAGGTCATGAACACGGCCAAGTCGCTACTCCTCAAAACCCTGCAAATAGGCCAGTAAGCCCCGGGAGATTTCAGCATGATCCTCAGCTCTACCACCGCAACCACATCGACCAGTGGAACGTCCAGCTCATCGAGCAGCGTAGCGGACCCCAACACCGACCCCAACGCGGCGCAAGACCGGTTTCTCAAGCTCTTGGTAGCACAG
This Acidovorax sp. 106 DNA region includes the following protein-coding sequences:
- the flgC gene encoding flagellar basal body rod protein FlgC, whose protein sequence is MSMFSIFNVSSSAISAQSQRLNVVASNLANVDAVAGPDGKAYKARQVVFQTAPMGSDAAAGVRVTSIKESDAPGRKVHDPSHPSADEQGYVTHSNVNAVEEMVNMISASRSYQNNVEVMNTAKSLLLKTLQIGQ
- the flgM gene encoding flagellar biosynthesis anti-sigma factor FlgM → MKIGQKPELPGALAQTGLAKQAKSPAPAAEGVAKGAAAASAAGVPVTVSSSARALEQPGRTTSDFDAKRVSEVRAAINNGTFSVDADAIADKLLSNAQEIFSRARG
- the flgB gene encoding flagellar basal body rod protein FlgB gives rise to the protein MLDKMTNQLGFQGNALILRAERQRIIASNIANADTPGYVSRDFDFAKTLREATESGASSVVKNLATGGTGPAVSTATSDPRHFQATTTGSGSASTLSGPSKLGYAVQTQPALDNNSVDLDRERSNFVDNAVRYEATLRFINGNAKTMLSAIQGQ
- the flgA gene encoding flagellar basal body P-ring formation chaperone FlgA, translated to MPSLSSLRSVSLALMALWGILAIGTAQAQAVADPTAELGNLTQHWLDDALARNQATGATLRMEVSVGALDSRLNLAPCARVEPYLPAGSRLWGRTRLGLRCVEGRSPWNVFLPVTIKAWGPAWVLTGNVAPGAVLTANDATQAEVDWAADPAPVVANPEAWVGQTASRQLMAGQALRQSMVKAPSIFRAGAQVRVSAQGPGYAVVSAGQALSAGTVGQTVRVRMDNGRVVSGIVAEDGTVTITL
- a CDS encoding RNA polymerase sigma factor FliA is translated as MYTAKGQLDRDAMIRQHVPLVRRIAHHMIAKLPPNVELDDLIQVGMMGLADALSRYEMAQGVQFETFATQRIRGAMLDELREGDWMSRSSRKSQKDIEHAVHRLEQKLGRSPLESEIAEEMELSLADYQSLLGKVRGTQLVYLEDMTHGEDDDGFLDRHVADAAADPVELLRDQRLRTSLVNAIKSLPEREQHIMGMYYEHDMNLKEIAAVLGVTESRVCQLHSQSIARLRAKMRSH